In Pseudomonas sp. R76, one genomic interval encodes:
- a CDS encoding sensor histidine kinase produces the protein MYASLKSLIARSVSRSNARRIVLALCLCSLLVSVWAYTRSAPLPLLILLLNLATLLVVGLQQWSSRKSIKFQPQELADRLLQVQENERHRLSRELHDDIGQLLTAAKLQSEWLKRRLPDDLQSQCTVLCNTLNETLAKVRDVSAILNPRQLASLGLEASLRAHLLKTLENTPIHWSLECQQRLTGIPEEMAVAAFRITQEAVTNMLRHAQAHNLLVRLQRLPEGLLLMICDDGLGFSPAINPGLEGQRGMAGMSERIDQLGGTLSVNSQPGKGTKIDALFPWAPRALERASSPKVLE, from the coding sequence ATGTACGCCAGCCTGAAGTCACTCATCGCAAGATCCGTGTCCCGCAGCAATGCCCGTCGGATCGTTCTCGCCCTGTGCCTTTGCTCTTTGCTGGTCAGCGTGTGGGCCTACACCCGTTCGGCACCGTTGCCATTACTGATCCTGCTGCTCAACCTGGCCACCTTGCTGGTGGTGGGCCTGCAGCAATGGAGTTCGCGCAAATCGATCAAATTCCAGCCACAGGAATTGGCCGATCGCCTGCTGCAAGTCCAGGAAAACGAACGCCATCGCCTCAGCCGCGAATTGCATGACGACATCGGCCAGCTGCTTACCGCCGCCAAACTGCAGAGCGAATGGCTCAAGCGCCGTCTGCCGGACGACCTGCAAAGCCAATGCACGGTGCTGTGCAACACGCTGAATGAAACCCTGGCCAAGGTGCGCGACGTGTCGGCCATTCTCAACCCAAGGCAGCTGGCCAGCCTGGGCCTGGAGGCCAGCCTGCGCGCGCACCTGCTCAAGACCCTGGAAAACACCCCGATCCACTGGAGCCTGGAATGCCAGCAGCGGCTGACCGGTATCCCGGAAGAAATGGCCGTGGCGGCCTTTCGCATCACCCAGGAAGCGGTGACCAACATGCTTCGTCATGCCCAGGCGCACAACTTGCTGGTACGCCTGCAACGCCTGCCCGAGGGCCTGTTGCTGATGATCTGCGATGACGGCCTGGGCTTCTCGCCTGCCATCAACCCAGGCCTGGAAGGCCAACGGGGCATGGCCGGTATGTCCGAGCGGATAGATCAGTTGGGCGGCACCCTGTCCGTCAACAGCCAGCCAGGTAAAGGTACTAAGATCGACGCGCTTTTTCCCTGGGCGCCGCGCGCCCTCGAACGGGCCAGTTCCCCTAAGGTTCTCGAGTGA